Part of the Labrenzia sp. PHM005 genome is shown below.
GTCCCCCTTCTTCACTTCCCCTATGAAGGACTTTGGGTACGACATCTCGAATTTCGAAGATGTCGATCCGATGTTCGGCACACTCGTCGATTTCGACCGGATGGCAGCCGCCGCGCATGAACGTGGATTGAAGATCATCATCGATCTGGTGATCTCCCATACGTCGGACCAGCACCCTTGGTTTAAAGAAAGCCGGTCTTCAAGAGACAATGCTAAAGCGGACTGGTTTGTGTGGGCCGATGCAAAACCCGACGGCACTCCGCCAACAAACTGGTTATCGATCTTTGGTGGCTCCGCTTGGGAATGGGACAGCCGCCGGCGCCAGTACTACATGCACAACTTTCTAACCAGCCAGCCAGATCTAGATTTTCACAATGACGAGGTCCATGATGCCGTGTTGACGGCTGCCAAGTTTTGGCTCGATCGTGGTGTGGATGGTTTTCGCCTTGATACCGTGAATTTTTACTTTCACGACAAAGACTTGCGGGACAACCCGCCGCTCAGCGCTGAAGAAGCCCCATCAACAGTCGAGGCGACCAATCCTTATGGTTTCCAGAAGCATATCTACGACAAGAGCCGGCCGGAAAATCTGCTATTTCTAGAAAAGCTCCGAGCTTTGCTCGACAAATACCCCGGGACGACTTCGGTTGGTGAAATCGGCGCCGATGGCCAGGCCGTAGAACTGACGGCCTCCTATACGGAAGCGGATAAACGTATCCACATGGCTTACAGTTTTGACCTGCTGACACCGGATCATTCAGCTAGTTACATCCGCCAGATTGTGGAAGCCATGAATGCGGGTGTCAGCACCGGTTGGGCCAGCTGGGCTCTCTCCAATCACGATGTCAAACGGGTTGCAACCCGCTGGGGCGCCGGCCTGGATATAGAAAAATACGCGCCGCTCACAGCAGCGCTCTGCGCCAGCCTTCGGGGCACTCCCTGCCTTTATCAGGGCGAAGAACTGGGTCTCACGCAAGCAGATGTGCCGTTTGAAAAGCTGCAAGACCCCTATGGCATTCGGTTTTGGCCGGACTATCAAGGCCGCGATGGCTGCCGGACCCCGATGCCCTGGTCCAAAGCGGCACCCAACGCCGGGTTCTCAGATGTCGAACCGTGGCTTCCTGTTGCAGCTGAGCATCTTGAGCGCGCAGTTCTTGAACAAGACCAGGATGAGGGCTCCGTGTTAAACCGGCTCCGATCGTTCTACGTCTGGCGGAAAAACAAAGCACCTTTGCTGAAAGGCGACATGAGTTTCATCGACAGCCCAGGAGAGACGCTGGTCTTCACCCGCAGCTATCAAGGTCAGACGATCCTGTGTGCATTCAATCTGGGAGACGCGCCGGAAACAATTTCGCTCCCTGAGCTTCGCCTTCAGGACTTAAAGGCGCCAGGTTTCGAAGGATCTCTTGTTGACGCGGAACTTACTTTGAACGGCCTTGACGCCTTCTTTGGCGTTGTGAATTCCTGATTGCCTCTTCAAAATAGGGTCCGGCGCAGCTAAAACAGCGCGCCGGGCCGTTCCGGCGAGCAGACGCACTGACCCGGAACTCCAATGACACAACGCCTTCCTCTGTCGGTATTTATTATTGCCAAGAATGAAGCCGACCGGATCCCGTCGGCAATCAAGAGCGTCATTGATTGGGTCGACGAAGTCATTGTCATCGACAGTGGTTCAACGGATGAAACCGTCGCTGTTTCTGAGACATTGGGTGCCAAGGTCATCCACAACGATTGGCCAGGTTATGGTCCGCAAAAGCGGTTTGGCGAAGACCAATGCCGCAATGATTGGCTGCTCAACCTGGATGCGGACGAGGAGATCACTCCGGAACTTGCCGAAGAGATCAAAGCCAAGTTCGCAGACAACAGTTACCAGAGCGCGGATGCCTGGCGGATCATGATCCGCGATGTGTTTGCCCATGAAGCCTCCCCGGCACCTTGGGCCTATGGCTATCATCAAATTCGCCTTTATGACCGGCGCAAAGGCCGGTTTTCTGCGTCCACTGTGCATGACACAGTGCGCCCGGAGGAAGGCGCAAGACTTTCCAACCTGAATGGCGTCATGGCACACCGGTCCGACCGATCTCTTGAGTTTCAGGTCGGCAAATACAATCGCTATTCCGATATGCAAGTGGCGGATATGCGCGCGCGTGGCCGCAAACTATCCCGCCTGCGGCTATTGACCGAATTTCCGGTCAGCTTCTTCAAGGGATACTTTGCCCGCCGGTACTGGAAATATGGCTGGTGGGGTGTGATCCTTGCGATCAACTATGCACATGGCCGCTTCTTACGCATAGCCAAAGCCTATGAAGCTGAACTCTTGGACACACGCGCCAAACACTAAATTCAAGCAGATTTTTCTAACGGGCTGCCTGCAGTTTTGCTTCGCCGTACCCGAAGCGGCTGACGAACACCTGCCGTCTTGTTGAAGTTTTCGAGCCTTCGGATTGTTGTGGGTGTGAGTAGATGCCCGCCGGACAAGACCAATTCGAACGATGTCTCGGTTCGCACATCATCAACCAGAACATCTCCCGGTTTCAGAGATCGTATGTGGCATTGAATAAACTTCGATTTTGGTTCATGAGGCAGCTCTTTCAGCAAAACCGCTTTGGTTATATCCAGCAAACGGGGATCATATTGGCGCCAGTTGATCAACAGTGCCTCAAAAGCAGCTGCATCTGGCCCGTTTTCTGGACTGGCATACCAGAGATCCGTCAGCAGCTTGATGATCCGGGATATCAGCGGAATGTCTTGCCCAATGGGGCCATTTTCGGGAAAACCAGAGCCATCATAGCCACGGCCCGATAGGAACAGATATTCCGAAACACGATTCAATTGCGGGATGTTTTGTAACAGATCCCGTGTCTGCTGCGGGGCTCTTGCAAGAATTTCCCGTTCCTGCTCACCAAGGCTACGCGCCGCCCGGAACTTGGACAAGATCTGCGTTGGCAACATCGCCTCCCCGAGAGGGGACAACATGACCGCCATTTCCAGTTCCCAAGTTTTTTTCAAACCCAACTGTTTTGCTATTTTGAGCGCCTGTTGACGAATGGCGCTGGTTCTACGAAACGCATCCGGGTGGAACAGCGACAGCATCTCGATCAGCATCTTTACGGAACCGGCAAGTGTACGTTCCAGAATTGCCCGTTCTTTGGCCAGATGGCGATGATGAGAAAGTGCAGCCTCGAACGCTGCCAGGATTTCATTTCGCTGGCACGATTTCTCCAAATACATAAAAGCATGCCCCAAATTCAGGGCTTCTTTGACTGCATGTTTGGAACTTTCCCCTGTCAACATGATCCGGGCAGCTTGCGGCGCCAGAGCCTCGCACTGCTTTAAGAAAGCGACGCCGCCACACCCTGGAAGATGATAACAAGAGAAAACGATGGCTGTATTCGGATAGTCTTTTAGAAATTGGGTAGCAGAACCTGAGTCGGAAAAACACGTCACGGCGTGATCATCAGAAAACAGCTTGGTCAAAACGGATTGCACGGATAGATCCGGGTCGGCAACAAGAATTATCTCATTTCCTTTTTCGGCCAAAACAAGACCCTCCCAACTACCGCAGAGGCAAATCAACAGATCAACAAACCCCTTCCCCATCATCTAAGATTTCATAAGTATAATAATAAACTCTTGAGAAACGCGGCCAAACTTCAGCCGGTTTTCGCTTCAAGCAAGCAATCCGCAGTGGTATTTGCAAAAGCATTTGGACTATAAGGCCCGGATGCATGATGTACTGATTATAGGCGCTGGTCCTGCCGGGCTTTTTGCTGCTGAACACCTGTCAGCTGCGGGACTTGGTGTTACGATCATTGATCGGATGCCGTCGCCTGCGCGCAAGTTTTTGATGGCGGGCCGCGGTGGCTTGAACATCACCCATAGCGAGCCGCTGGAGACATTCCTGGGCCGCTACCGCGAAGCTGAGCCCTTTTTGCAGCCGATGATCTCAGCGTTTCCTCCCTCAGCCCTTGTTGAATGGTGCAATGGACTTGGGGAAGAGACTTTTGTTGGCACCAGCGGACGTGTTTTTCCGAAAGCGATGAAAGCCTCCCCCCTTCTGCGGGCCTGGCTCCGCCGGTTGGACCAACAGGGTGTAAAACTGCTCCCCCGCAGAACTTTTTGCGGTTTTAACTCTGAGGGTTTGCCCCACATCCAGGAGGACAATTCGGTACCACGCGCCTTTCCCGCACGTGCTGTCCTGCTGGCCCTTGGAGGAGCGAGCTGGCCAAAACTGGGCTCTAACGCCGCATGGGTTCCGTCACTTCGAGAAAACGATATCGAGGTACACGACTTCCAGCCGGCAAATTGCGGGTTTCAAGTTGCTTGGTGCGACTTCATCAAAGACCGCTTCGCCGGACATCCACTGAAACGCATTCGCATTTCCTGCGGAAAGGCTTCCGTTCTTGGGGAGGCTGTTCTTTCAGATAAGGGGCTGGAAGGCGGCGCGATCTATGCACTGTCGGCCGAGATAAGAAGTCGTCTAAACCAGCAAGAAACAGCCGAAATCGCCATTGATCTCCGGCCACAATTGTCAACTGTTAAACTCACAGAAAAACTAAAGCGGCCGAAAGGCAAACAGTCCATATCAACGTTTTTGAAAAAGGCAGTTGGCCTCCGCGCGGCGGAGCTTTCCCTGTTGCGTGAAGCCGGCGCACTGCCAGCTTCTCCGGAAGACTTGGCGCAGCGGATCAAGGCTGTCCCAATCCTTTGCCAGGCGCCCTATTCCATTGACCGCGCGATTTCTTCAGCGGGCGGTATCGCCCTGTCGGAAGTTGATGCCAATTTGATGCTGAAACAGCAGCCTGGCATCTTTGCGGCCGGAGAAATGCTGGACTGGGAGGCCCCCACCGGCGGCTATCTCCTTCAGGCCTGTTTCGCGACAGGGCTTGCTGCGGCAAAAGGAATCCGCGCGTATTTGACAACGCAAACCAACGAAAGCCCGTCCCTATGACCGTCCTTTATGTCGATGCAGATGCCTGTCCGGTCAAAGACGAGTGCATTCGCGTGGGTGAACGCCACAAGGTGCAAATTATTTTCGTTTCCAACAGTTGGATGCGGCTTCCTGAAGGAGATCTGATTAAACGGGTCGTGGTACCGGAAGGACCGGATGAAGCCGACAATTGGATCGCAGAACGGGCAGGCAAAAGCGACGTGGTCATAACAGCCGACGTGCCGCTGGCATCTCGCTGTGTGAATACCGGCGCTCTTGTTCTTTCACCAAACGGCAAACCGTTCCGCGAAGAAGCCATCGGTATGCGGCTCGCCATGCGGGATCTAAATACACATCTGAGGGAAATCGGCGAAATAAGGGAGAGCGGACCAGCTTTCACCAAACAGGACCGGTCGCGGTTTCTCAATCAGCTAGAAACAACCATGCGCGCAGCCAAACGCCAAACAAGCAGCTGAAAATCGCAGAAATTAAAGGCCCCACAAAATGGCGGTCCATTTTGTGGGGCCGCTGGTGATTGCGCCCAGCTTTTTATGAGTTAACGGCAAAAACGGTAGTTGCCAGAATAAGCGAGATAATACCCGGTGCGCGGATTGAACGAGCGGTATTTACTGCTGCAGTAGTTGTACCAGGCGTTGCTCCAAGGCGCGGGCCGGTAGGTGACGATAGGCGCCGGACGATAGTAGCGCGGCGCATAATATGTTCCGGGGGCATAATATCTTGGCCCAGACAACGCAGATCCAATGATCGCGCCAGCGGCCAATCCGCCGGCAACACCGGCTGCTACGCCCCAGCCGTTACCGGCATGGGCTGTATTCGAACTGGTGGCAACAAGAGTGCCTGCGACAATGGTCAATGCGGCGGACGTCGTAGCAAGGGTCTTAAACATGGTCTTGTTCCTTCGTGCTCCTGAGGCCAACAGCTCCCGCCCCAGTTCATGAAACAACAGTACCGCTGGCACCAATTTCACTCTGTGACCGCGATCACAAGGCGTATGTTTTCGGGATTTTGAAGTTTTGCAGTCCGTAAGATGCGCTCTTCGCAGCGATTTTGAAGCCGTTCAAGAGAAGCAAAACCGCCGTGTTTGCGATTAAGTTGTTTCAACCCTTGTCGGCTGCGCAGGACGCGCTTACATTTGATCGCATCAGTGCAAGTTGCACTGTACGGGACACGACACTAGACCCGGTAAGACTGACTTCGGCAGCTGCTTCATTGCGTGCTGCTCTGAATTGCCAAGCTTTCCGTTTCTTATTGACTTCTCGTTTATCGGCACGGTCTGCCAGAAACGGGACCGTGCGCAAACATACGGAAAGGCTTCTCCATGCGTGAGAATGGCACCATCAAGTTTTTCAACCATGACCGTGGTTTTGGTTTCATCACTCCGGAAAATGGTGGCAAAGACGTTTTCGTTCACGTCACCGCTTTCGAACAGGCCGGTATTGGAACGCCTGTAGAAGGTGCGAAGATTTCGTTCGTCGCAGAAGATGACCGCCGCGGACGTGGCAAACAAGCCGCACAGCTCGAGCTTCTCTAAGCTTGTTCGCAGGTTTTGCGCGGCGACAACACCTTGCCGCCAATCAGATTTGAAAACGGGGCCCGCTGGCCCCGTTTTTGTTTGTCAGAGCATGCATTCCAGCAGCTCGTTTTCGCCGATCACGCCGACTACAGCGCCATCACGCTGAACAACAACCGGCTCTGCGCTTTCTTTCTTCAGCCGCGCCACTTCCCGGATCGGTGTGTCCGCCACACAGGTTACGGCGCTCGCCAAAGACCCAGCAAGGCTTCCAGGCGGCACCATGATGTCCCGGGCACGCAGAACGTTGAGCGGGTTCATATGGCTCACAAAGTCCGCCACATACTCATTCGCTGGTTTCTTGACGATTTCCTGCGGTGTCCCCAGTTGGATGACCCGCCCGCCTTCCATAATGGCAATGCGTGAGCCGATTTTGGCGGCTTCATCCAGATCGTGGCTAACGAAAATGATCGTGCGGTTGAGCTCTTTCTGCAGATCCAGAAGTTCATCCTGCAACTTGTCACGGATGAGCGGATCCAAAGCGGAGAACGGTTCATCCATCAACAGGATCGGTGCATCGGTCGCGAAGGCACGGGCCAGGCCGACACGCTGTTGCATACCGCCAGACAACTCATGGACATATTTTTCGCCCCAGCCTGCCAGACCAACAAGCTTGAGCTGCTCTTCGACCTTCGCTGCGCGGTCCTTGACCGAGACACCGGCCAGCTCCAGGCCAAAGCCGACATTCTCAGTTACTGTCCGCCAAGGCAGCAGGCCGAATTGCTGGAACACCATGCCAATCCGGCTGCGGCGCAACTGCCGCAAGTCAGTCTCCGAGCAGGTCTCTGGATTAACGTATCGTTGACCGTCGTGAACCTGGACCTCCCCACGGATCACAGGGTTCAGACCGTTAACACCTCGCAGAAGCGTTGACTTGCCGGAACCGGACAGGCCCATCAGAACGATGACCTCCCCTTCGTAGATGTCGAAAGTTGCACCGGCGACGCCAAGGATCTGACCTGTTTCAGTCTGAATCTCTTGGCGGGTCTTGCCTGCATCAATCAACGGCAGGGCAGACTGCGGATCATCACCAAAGACAATGTCCACTTCCTTAAAGGAAACAACCGGCGTGTTCTCTACAGAACTCATGATTTGCCTCCTTCATCCTTGCGGAAGAACCGGTCCAGAACGATGGCGATCAGAACGATACAGACACCAACTTCGAACCCCTGGGCGATGTTAACAGTGTTCAACGCTCTAAGCGTTGGAACCCCTAGACCATCGGCACCCACGAGAGCTGCAATCACCACCATCGACAACGACAACATGATTGTCTGTGTCAATCCGGCCATGATCTGAGGCAGAGCGTAGGGCAGCTCGATTTTCCAGAGCAACTGCGACTTGGTTGCACCAAAGGCCTCACCGGCCTCCAAAAGAGCCGTCGGTGTTGAGGAGACCCCTAGCTGGGTGAGCCGGATCGGAGCGGGAATGGCAAAGATCACCGTGGCGATGAGACCTGGAACCATACCAAGCCCAAACAGGATCAAGGCTGGGATCAGATACACAAAGGTTGGGATTGTCTGCATGAGATCAAGCACCGGCCGCAGACCTGCAAAAAAGCGCGGATGATGTGCCCCAAAAACTCCGATGGGAATACCAACCGCCATACAAACAACAGACGCGGCAATAACCAGCGCCAGGGTTTCAGTGGTTTCTTCCCAATAGCCCTGATTAATAATCAAAAGCAGGGCAATGGCGATGAAGGCTGCCAGAGACGTCTTCCGATGCACGGCGTAACCGGCAGCGGTCGCCAACGCTACGATGACGAGCGGATGCGGCGCTTGCAGCAGCCAAAGGATCCCATCGATGAGCGTCTCCAGAAACAAGGAGATCCCGTCAAATACCCAATAGGCATTGTCGGTCAGCCAATCAACCATGGACCGTGCCCATGGACCAATTGGCAATTTATAATCTGTCAGCCAGTTCAACCTGACTCTCCGATATTAGATGCTGGAAATGAAAAGGCGCCGGATCGGTTGATCCGGCGCCATATCATTGGATCCTTAGAGACCCAGGGAGCCCTTGACTGCAGCGATGGATTCGCCGCCATCGAAGGTGGTCACACCATCAAGCCATGCTTCAAATGTCGCCGGATGCGCTTTGAGCCATGCCTTGGCAGCTTTCTGCGGGTCTTCACCATCGTTCAGGATCGCGCCCATGATCTCGTTTTCCATGGCAAGGGAGAACTCGAGGTTGTTGAGCAACTTGCCAACGTTTGCACATTCGCTGGTGTAGCCGGCACGTACGTTGGTGTAGACAGTCGCGCCACCGTAGTTCGGGCCAAAGATCTCATCACCACCGTTCAGGTACGCCATTTCGAAGTTGGCGTTCATCGGATGCGGTTCCCACCCCAGGAACACGATGTCCTTGTCACGTTTGGTTGCACGGGCAACCTGGGCCAGCATGCCTTGCTCAGAGGATTCTACGACTTCAAAGCCTTTCAGGCCAAAAAGATCCTCATCAATCATTCCAATGATCAGACGGTTGCCATCATTGCCAGCTTCGATGCCGTAGATCTTACCGTCCAGTTCGTCCTTAAACTTGGCAATATCCTGGAAGCTCTGCAGACCTTTGTCATAGGTGGATTTCGGCACGGCCAGTGTGTATTTGGCGCCTTCGAGATTTGCACGGACGGTTTCAACGGATCCGTCTTCACGGTACGCCTTGATATCGCCCTCCATGGTCGGCATCCAATTGCCGAGGAAGATGTCGATATCCTTGTTCTTCAATGATGCATAGGTCACCGGAACGGACAGAATTTTGATATCTGTGTCGTATCCGAGCGCATCCAGAACAACAGTGGTCGCAGCAGTCGTTGCAGTGATATCGGTCCAGCCAACATCGGAGAAGGTAACTGTTTTGCAGCTGTCCGGCTCACCCGCCAGGGCCGTTCCGGAGAGCATCATTCCGAGAACGAGACCGCCCACGATTTTTGCTGTTGTTTTCATTTCTAGTGTTCCCCTTGTAAAAGTGAATTTGTTCTCGGCCGCTTGATTTTTGTTCTCAAGTTCCAGCTTTTCAATCTGCCTTTACCCTCTTAGCAGCCGTTATGTTCGAAATGGAAACACTCTAGAGATAATTTTGCAAGTTTTCATTGATTGATTGATCAATTAAAAATAGGAATTAGGAAATTTTGGAGATCAAAATGCCTAAAGTCGGGATGGAAGAAGAGCGCCGCCGAAGCCTTATCAATGCAACCGTGGATGCAATCCACGAGCGCGGCTACAGCGATGTGACAATGGCTCAAATCGCCAAGCGCGCAGGCGTGTCCGGCGGCTTGGTTCACCACTATTTTGGCTCTAAAGATCAATTACTTGCAGCGACAATGCGGCATTTATTGACTGAACTAAACCGGGAGATCCGATCCGGTCTTGCAGCGGCAACCACGCCCCGCGCACGCATCTCCGCCATCATCGCAGGCAATTTCGCTGTCGATCAATTTCAACCTGCGGTCATTGCTGCCTGGCTAGCTTTTTATGTCCAGTCCCGGACCACAATGAGCAACCGGCGGCTTCTAAAAATATATGCGGCGCGGCTTGCATCCAACCTCACCTACAATCTACGGGCGTTTTTGCCGCAAGAAGAAGCACGCCGCTTGGCCGAAGGAACAGCCTCAATGATTGACGGCGTCTGGATCCGCCAGGCACTCAGCGACAGCAAAACAGACCGTCAGGCCGCCATTGCCATGGTCGAAGACTACGTCGAAACACAGATCGCGGCCTTGTCCGCACAGCGCCCGTCACACTGACGGGCCCGGAGTAACTCATGACGAACCAGTTTGACTTCATCATCGTTGGAGCTGGATCAGCCGGTTGCGCAATCGCCAACCGCCTCTCGGAAGACCAGCAGAACCGCGTTCTGGTTCTGGAATTCGGTGGCACGGACGTTGGACCATTCATCCAGATGCCTGCCGCGCTTTCTTATCCGATGAATATGCCGCTTTATGACTGGGGGTATGAAACCGAACCGGAGCCGCATCTTAATGGCCGCCGCTTGGCCACTCCACGCGGCAAGGTCGTTGGCGGCTCATCTTCGATCAACGGCATGGTCTATGTGCGTGGCCACGCCTGTGACTTCGACACCTGGGAAGAGATGGGCGCCAGCGGTTGGGGTTACCGGCACGTCCTTCCGTATTACAAGCGGATGGAAACCAGCCAAGGCGGCCAAGATGGCTGGCGCGGCACAGACGGCCCGATGCACATCCAGCGCGGCACCAAATGGAATCCCTTGTTCGAAGCCTTCAAAGATGCCGGCCAGCAGGCAGGGTATGGCGTGACCAGCGATTACAATGGCGAACGTCAGGAAGGCTTCGCCGACATGGAAATGACCGTCTTCAACGGACGGCGCTGGTCTGCTGCCAATGCTTATTTGAAGCCAGCTCTCAAACGCGGCAATCTGGACCTGATCAAGGGCGCACTTGTGCGCAAGGTCATCATCGAGAACGGCCGCGCAACCGGTGTCGAGTTTGAAGTCGGAGGCGAAATCCAGACCGCGCATGCGGCCCGCGAAGTCGTGTTGTCTGCCTCGGCGATCAACTCTCCCAAAATCCTGATGCAATCGGGCATTGGACCGGCAGATCATCTGTCTGAGCTTGGAATTGATGTTGTCGCGGACCGTCCAGGTGTCGGCGCCAATCTTCAAGATCATTTGGAACTGTATCTGCAGCAGGCCTGTACACAGCCCATCACGCTCTACAAACACTGGAACCTGATTTCCAAGGCGGTCATCGGCGCCCAGTGGTTGTTCTTCAAAAAAGGTCTCGGTGCGTCCAACCAATTTGAAAGCTGTGCCTTTATCCGCTCCAAAGCAGGCGTGAAATACCCCGACATTCAATATCACTTCCTACCTTTTGCCGTTCGCTATGACGGCAAAGCGGCAGCTGAAGGACACGGCTTCCAGGCGCATGTCGGGCCCATGCGCTCCAAATCGCGCGGGCACATCCGCCTTACATCCAGTGATCCGCGCGCCAAACCATCGATCCTCTTCAACTACATGTCCCATGAGGATGATTGGGAGGATTTCCGCACCTGCATCCGTCTCACACGGGAGATCTTCGGTCAGGACGCATTTACGCCGTACCGTGGCAAAGAAATCCAGCCGGGTGACAACGTTCAAACCGATGATGAACTCAACGCTTTCATCATGGAGCATGTCGAAAGCGCCTATCATCCG
Proteins encoded:
- the betA gene encoding choline dehydrogenase codes for the protein MTNQFDFIIVGAGSAGCAIANRLSEDQQNRVLVLEFGGTDVGPFIQMPAALSYPMNMPLYDWGYETEPEPHLNGRRLATPRGKVVGGSSSINGMVYVRGHACDFDTWEEMGASGWGYRHVLPYYKRMETSQGGQDGWRGTDGPMHIQRGTKWNPLFEAFKDAGQQAGYGVTSDYNGERQEGFADMEMTVFNGRRWSAANAYLKPALKRGNLDLIKGALVRKVIIENGRATGVEFEVGGEIQTAHAAREVVLSASAINSPKILMQSGIGPADHLSELGIDVVADRPGVGANLQDHLELYLQQACTQPITLYKHWNLISKAVIGAQWLFFKKGLGASNQFESCAFIRSKAGVKYPDIQYHFLPFAVRYDGKAAAEGHGFQAHVGPMRSKSRGHIRLTSSDPRAKPSILFNYMSHEDDWEDFRTCIRLTREIFGQDAFTPYRGKEIQPGDNVQTDDELNAFIMEHVESAYHPSCTCKMGAKDDPMAVVDPECKVIGVEGLRVADSSIFPQITNGNLNGPSLMVGEKASDHILGKTPLPASNQEPWINPAWETSQR